A single Watersipora subatra chromosome 7, tzWatSuba1.1, whole genome shotgun sequence DNA region contains:
- the LOC137400599 gene encoding protein FAM200C-like gives MRLDTSGAFHESNPKLLEASYKVAYEIANQKKPHTLGEDLIKPCTLMMAEHILGKEAEKLAAVSLSKNTVQRRISNIANDINDQVVQQIKLSPFGLFAIQLDESTDVASCSQLMVYARYVHNEEVKEEFLFCLPLEATTKAKDIFCCP, from the coding sequence ATGAGGCTAGACACGAGTGGGGCTTTTCATGAATCAAACCCCAAACTACTGGAGGCCTCGTACAAGGTAGCATATGAAATTGCTAATCAGAAAAAGCCACATACCCTCGGAGaagatttaataaaaccatgtacaCTGATGATGGCGGAACATATATTGGGAAAAGAGGCTGAGAAGCTAGCTGCAGTGTCATTGTCTAAGAACACCGTGCAGAGAAGGATTAGCAACATAGCCAATGACATTAACGATCAGGTTGTCCAGCAGATAAAGTTATCTCCATTTGGGCTCTTTGCTATTCAGCTGGATGAGTCAACTGATGTAGCTTCATGCTCACAGCTAATGGTGTATGCCCGATATGTACACAATGAAGAAGTAAAAGAAGAATTTCTGTTTTGTTTACCTCTGGAAGCCACAACCAAAGCTAAAGACATTTTTTGTTGTCCCTAA
- the LOC137400204 gene encoding pre-miRNA 5'-monophosphate methyltransferase-like, with protein sequence MPNDSVSPGSARYGNFPDYYKFNSVTERMQYITQLTNIHFDGLQCRKTIRCIDIGCNTGDLTLELYQWLSSLLQLPVQVRGVDIDENLIQCAQAKYAQHYPQVCFEQFDLMSRGDASGGVLKIGETDKADVIFCFSVTLWIHINHGDAGLDDFLMNISNSCQYLVLESQPWKCYRTAARRAKRAGQPPFPYYDKLSVRGNVTDYIDKFLVNQCAMSRVVNLGNTNWGRDIVLYKNT encoded by the exons ATGCCAAACGATTCTGTTTCTCCTGGTTCCGCGAGATATGGGAATTTCCCCGACTATTACAAGTTTAACAGTGTCACTGAGCGAATGCAATACATTACACAGTTGACTAATATTCATTTTGATGGTCTTCAGTGCAGGAAAACTATTCGCTGTATAGATATTGGCTGCAACACAGGT GATCTTACTCTAGAGCTATACCAATGGCTGAGTTCCCTTCTTCAATTGCCTGTGCAAGTGCGAGGAGTAGACATCGATGAGAATCTTATTCAGTGTGCTCAGGCTAAATATGCGCAGCACTATCCGCAG GTGTGCTTTGAGCAATTCGACCTCATGTCTAGAGGAGATGCTAGCGGCGGAGTTTTGAAAATTGGAGAAACCGACAAAGCCGATGTTATATTCTGTTTCTCTGTTACTCTATGGATTCATATAAATCATGGCGATGCAGGGCTGGATGACTTTTTAATGAACATATCTAATTCCTGTCAGTACCTGGTGTTAGAATCGCAGCCCTGGAAGTGCTATAGGACTGCTGCAAGGCGGGCTAAGCGAGCCGGCCAACCTCCCTTTCCGTACTATGACAAACTCTCTGTTCGTGGTAATGTCACTGACTATATAGACAAGTTTTTAGTAAACCAATGTGCTATGAGTAGGGTTGTGAATCTCGGGAACACAAACTGGGGAAGGGATATTGTGCTTTATAAAAACACATAA